CGGTTGGAGTACGTCGATTTCGACGTCCCCCTGGAGTCTCTCAACATTCTGGGTAAAGAATACCGGCCTCTTTTAAAACAAATGCGGTTGATGGAGGAGATGAGGGAACAGGAAGTCAACGCCGCCCGCGCCGGTTACCAGCCCAGCGTTTCGCTTTTCGCTTCCTGGGTGGGGGATTATCCCGACGACGAGACCCCGCCCGAAAGCGATTTTCAAAACGAATGGTTCGCCGGCGCTCGGCTCACCTGGCACCTGTTCGACGGCCTTAAAACCCCGGGCAAGGTCGCCGAGGCCCGAGCGCGGCTGAACCAGGCCCGGATCGCTTCCAGCGACGCCGAGCGCACGGTGCTGCTGGCCATCAAGCAGGCGTACCTGGATACGCTGGCCTCGAGGAAGGCCCTGGAGAGCCAGAAGGAAACGGTGGCGCAAGCGGAAAAAGCCTATCAGATCGCCAAGATCCGCTGGGATAACGGAATCAGCACCTCCCTGGAGCTTACCGACGCCGAGCTGAACCTGTCCGAAGCCCGGGTCATGTTCGAACAATCTCTGGCCTACTACCGGATTTCCCTGGCCGCGATAGAGCGTTCCGTCGGAGTTCCCCTGGAGGAAATGAAGCGGGTCGGCCCCAGCGGTGGCCGGGCGCCAATGGAGAGAGGAGATTCGGGTGAATAAAATCGTTGTTGTTATCGGTTTGCTGGCCGTTGTGGTCGTGCTGGGCGTTCTGGTCGGCGGCCGCATCCGGCAGAAAAACCGGATGCAGCCGGCGCCCACCATCGAAGAACTGCAGAGCGGTTCCGGTTACCCGGTCCGCGTCGCCGGGGCGGCACGGGAGGATATCGACGATCTGATCGAGGTGGACGGAACGGTGGAACCCGACCGCAAGGCGGTACTGGTCTCGCGATACGACCGGCTGATCGAAAGCATATCCGTCGACGAAGGCGATCCGGTGGCCGCCGGCGACGTCCTCGTTGTCCTCGAGCACAAAGCCGTGGAATTACGGGTCGAGGCCGAGCAAGCGGCTCTGGACGAGGCCGAGAAGAACCTGACCCGGGCCCGGGCCCTCTACAGTTCGGGGGCCATTTCCCGGCAAGACCTCGACCGGAGCGAAGTAGCGACGGACCGCATGAAGGCCTCCCTGCAGGAAAACCGGGAAGAGCTGGAGAATATGTATCTCGCCTCGCCTCTCACGGGGTTTGTCTCCCGCCGGTACCGGGAACCGGGAGAGCTGTCGGGGGTCGGGGAACCGCTCCTGGAAATCGTCGATATCGACCGGGTCGAGGTGCATTGCCGGATCTCCGAACAATTGATCGCCGGCATCCGCCGGGGACAGAACGTCAAGGTGCGTTTCGACGCTTACCCGGAAAAAACCTGGGAGGGGACGGTCGACACCATTAACCCCACCGCCAACTCGATCAGCCGCCTCTTCACGGTCAAGATCGGCCTGAACAACCGCGAACACCTCCTGCGCCCCGGCATGTACGCTCGGACCTCGATCGTCCGTGAAATCCACGAGCAGGCGGTTCTGATCCCCCGAAGCGCCCTGGTCAGGAATGAGGAGGGCGAGTCCGGAGTCTTTCTGGTCTGCGCCGGGAACTCCGCGCATTTCCAGCCCGTGCGCACGGGCATCGTCGCCCGGGAAATGGTCGAAATCCTGGGAGGCATGGACGGAGACTGCTTGGTCGTAGTCGAAGGACAGGACAAGCTCGCGGACGGCGCAACCGTCAAGGTGATCGCCGCGGACGAAAGCGGAGAGGAATAACCGTGTTTCTCTCGAACCTCGCCATCAACCGCCGGGTACTGACCCAGGTCATCATCCTCATCTTCGTCATCCTGGGGCTGGTCGGCTACCTGGACAGCCCGGTCGATCTTTTCCCCAAAGTCGATATCCCCTGGGTGAGCGTCGCCACCATCTACACCGGAGCCGGTCCACGGGAGATCGAAACGCTCGTGACCAAGCCCCTCGAGGAGGAGTTGAGCACCGTCGAGGGGCTGAAACACATAACCTCCCGTTCCGAGGAGGGCCTTTCCATCATCGCCCTCGAATTCGAACTGGGAATCGACACCGACGCCGCCGCCGCCGATGTCAGGGACAAGGTGGCGTTGGCCGAACCCGATCTTCCCGAAGACGCGGAGAAACCGCTGGTCAGCAAGTTCGACCTCAACGCCATGCCGATCATGTCCCTGGCGGTGTCGGGGAACCGGCCGCCCCAAGAGCTTTACCTCCTGGCCGACAACAAGATCCGTTCCGCCATTTCCCGGGTCAGGGGGGTGGCCAACGCCGACATCATCGGGGGCCAGGAACGTGAGATCAGGATCGCGGTCGACCAGAAGAGACTCAACGCCCTGCACCTGCGGTTCGACGACATCTTCTCCGCGATCAGGCAGGCGAACCTGGAACTCCCTTCGGGCCATATCACCGAGGCCAGCAACGAGTTCACGATCCGTCTGGCCGGGAAGATCGAGGAGTTGGAGGAATTCCGCAAAATCCCGATCATCACCAAGGAAGGAGAGACCATCCGCCTGGAGGATATCTGCGAAATCGAAGATACCGTCAAGGAGGTCCGGGAGCTCGCTCGTTTCCAGGGCAAGCCCTCGCTCGGAATCCTGATTCAGAAGCGATCCGACGCCAACACCATCGGCGTAGCCGACGGGATATATAGGACCATCCGCGACCTCAAGCGCCTGCTGCCGAGCGACATCGAAATCGAAGTCTCGACCGACAACTCCGTGTTCATCCGCAACTCCCTGGGCGAGGTCACGAACAACATCGTCATGGGGATCGTCCTGACCGCGGTGTGCCTCTTTTTCTTCCTCCATAATTTCCGCAGCACCCTGATTATCGCGGTCGCGATGCCCACCAGCATTATCTGCACATTCTTCCTGGTTTATCTTTTCGGCTTTTCCATCAATATGCTGAGCATGTCCGGTCTGGCCCTGGCCGTGGGGATACTGGTGAACAACGCCATCCTCGTCCTGGAGAACATCCATCGCTACCTGGAGATGGGAAAGGACCGGGTCACCGCCGCCAAGGTCGGGACTTCCGAAATCGCCGCCGCCGTCGCCTCCACCACCTTGACCAACATCGTCGTATTCCTGCCGGTCGCTTTCATGCAGAGTATCGCCGGGCAGTTTTTCCGCCAGTTCGCCATGGTGATCGTATTTTCCACCATCTTTTCGCTCTTTATCTCCTATACCCTCACTCCCATGCTGGCTTCCAGGTTCCTCCGCGAAACACGGGAGAAAAAGAAGGTGTTCCAGGCCTGGGAGCGTTTTTACGACCGTCTCTCCGAAAAATACGGCCGGTTGGTCGGTACAATACTGAGAAGAAAAGCGCTGGTGATCGGCCTGACCGTGGTCGCATTCGTCCTCTCCCTTCTGCTTACGCCCCTGATCGGTTTCGAATTTTTCCCGGCAACCGACCAGGGATCGTTCAAGATCGCGGTCGAGACGCCGGTGGGAACTTCCCTTCAGGCCACCGATGCGGTGGTGCGCCGGGTAGAGGCCCTGGCCGAAAGCATCCCCGAAAAAGAAAAAATCTTCGCCATGGTCGGAAAAACATCCAGCGCCCACGGGGGGAGCACCTCGGGGATCAACCTGGGTGAAGTCGATATCGATCTCGTCGACCTGGAGGCGAGAAACCGTTCGACCGGGCAGATTATGAACTCCCTCCGGCCGCTGCTGGCGGAGATTCCCGGAGCGTCCTTCACCCTCCAGGAGACCGAACAGGGCGGCGGCGGAGGCGACAAACCGATCAAAATCGAGATCAGCGGCGATGATATCGAAACACTCAACCGGCTGGCCGCCGAAATCATGAATCTGGCGGCGACCGTTCCCGGCGCGGTCGACATCGACAGCGACTGGAGGAGCGGGAAACCGGAACTCTGGTTCCTTCCCGACCGGGAAAAAGCCGCCGAATATGGGATCACGGTAGGAGACATCGCCCGGGTACTCCGTAGCTCCTTTTCCGGAGAAGTGGCTTCCACCTACCGGGTATCAGACGACGAATTCGACATCCGGGTAAAATTGCGCGAGGGGGACCGGCGATTCCAGGAACAGGTCCGCAACCTCACCCTTCCGGCCGCCGACGGCAAACCGGTTCCCCTGACCGCCGTCTGCCGAATCGAAAACGGTGAGGGCCCCACCACCATCACCCGCAAAGACCGGAGCCGCACAGTCACCGTCTCGGCAAATGTTTCCGGGGTCTCGGCCGGAGAAGTAGGGCGGAGCCTGGGCCGGCTCATCGACGAAAAGATGACTTTCCCCGAGGGCTATTCCTACTTCTCCGGGGGGGAGATGGAGATGATCGCCAAGGAATTCGGGGAACTCATCAAAGCCCTGATCCTGGCCATCTGCCTCACCTTCCTCATGCTCGCCGGGATTCTGGAATCATGGCGTTTCCCGGTCATGATCATGCTCAGCCTGCCCCTGGCCCTGATCACGATCCTACTGGCCCTCTTTCTCACGGGGGCGACGATCAATATCATGTCGCTGATGGCCATCATCATGCTGGTCGGGCTGGTCATCAACAACACCATCGTCATCGTCGATTACGCCAACCACCTGCGCCGCAACGGGAATGGAAACATTTTCGACGCCGTGGTCCAGGCCTGCCAAGTCAGGCTACGGCCGATCCTGATGGCGAACCTCACCACCGTTATCGCCATGATCCCCCTGGCCCTGGCCAAGGGAGCGGGAGGCGGCTACCGGGCCTCCATGGGGGTGGTTTCGATCGGGGGAATGATGGGAGGGGCATTTCTCGCCCTGATCGTGATGCCGGCCGTCTATGTCCTGTTCGCGTCGCCACGGGAGGCTTTCCGTTTCCGGAAGCGCCGAGTCGTCTCCTCCGGCGACGGCTGAGTAGAACTTGGCAAGACCGTCCGGTTCTGTTATTTTCAGTGCCGCACGACACTATGTCCGAAACGCAAGGGGGCTTACCGTGAGCGCCGATCCTATCTCCCCGAATGAATTGACGGTTTTCAGAATCATCTGGAAAGCGCGGCTGAAGATATCGGCGGCGACGCTGATCGTGGGGGTGATTGCGGGGGGGGTCAGCTTGTTCCTTTCCAATAAGTATTCCGCGACCGCGGCGATACTGGTTCAACAGCCCGAGCTGCAGGTCGAAGGCGAGGCTCCGCCCCCCAACGTCGAAACTCTGCGCACGCTGGTGGAGGCCGAAAGCACCAAGCGGGAGCTGTTCGAGCGCTTGCAAGAAGAAGGAATCCTGGCGCCGGAAATGGATTTCAAGTCTTTCGGCAGGAAATTATCGACCGAAATCCTGCATCAGCGCGACCGGGAAAAAACGGCTCTGCCGCTGATTCAACTCACGGCCGTCACCCGCGATTCCGAGCTCTCCGCCCTGATCGCCAACCGCTGGGCGGCCATCGTCCTGGAAAAGACCAGGAGCATTCATACCGCCGGGGTGGAGGAATTGGGTCAGTTCATCGGCACGCTGTTCGCCCAGGCGGAGAAATCGCTTAAAGAAAGCGAAACCCGCTACACCGAAGCGTACCTCTCCTCCGAAATCGAGATCAACCGATCCATCATGGAAAACCTGACGAAGACGAGACAGGTCGCATACTCCCGGTACCTGGACTACACCGAAGAACTGGTTCAGAAAAAGGCCATCCTCGACGTCCTCACCCAGACCATGGCGGAAGATGAAATCAACGGCATCTGGAGGGGCAAATATTATTTCGAGAAACTCCTGACCGGAGACAGCGCCGGATTCGCCTCTCAAACCGAGGGAAGGGACGAGTTGGCGATACTGGCCTCCAACCTGTATCGGAGCCAGGTTCTCCTGGCAGAATTCGAAGAAAAAAGCAACCTGCAGTTCAAGGAAATGCAGCTCAAGAACAAAGACCGCGAACTGGAACATATCTCTACCGAGATCGTGCAGGCACAGAATCGTCTGGCGGTCATCGCCCCCCAGTACGAAGGGTTGCAAGCGCTGCTCAAAACCCTCTCCCCCACCCTCCTCCTGAAGAAAGCGATCACCGACGACGCCCTGTGGAACAAATTTTTCTCCGAAGGGTTGCCCGGCAACGCCGATCTCCCGGTGCTGGCGGAGGAGGAAATCAATCCCGTCTATTCCTCGCTGCAGGGGGATTTGCTCAATAAGTCGGTGGAGATCAAGGGACTGAAGGAGCAGATCAAATTCTACGATCAGAAATTGAAGACCCTGCAGGAAGAAGTCAGCCTGCTGGCCAAGGAGATCAGCAGCCTGCAATCCACCAGAAAATCATATCAGGATTCGATCCAGCGTGATCAAAGCCTTTTCGACAACCTGGCCGACCGCTACAGTGAAAACCGAAAGACCGTCAACAACACCGCCTTCGAGGTCGACCGCCTACTGGGTCTGAGCCGAGCGCAGGAAGAGGAAGTGGCCCGAATCGACGGACAACTCCGGGAACTGGGACAGAAGATCCTCACCTGGCAGGATCGCCTTTCCGCCCTGCAGAGAACCGTGGAAAGCAGGCGGCAGATCCGCGATTCCCTGGCGGCGCGCGCCGGCGAAGTGGATATGCTCAACGTGTCCCTGCAAGACGTCTCCCGGTCGGGGATCGCGCTGCTCTATTCCGCCCAGGCCGATCCGGCCAAAGTCGGTCCGCACCGGGTCCGGTTGATCCTCGCCGCCATGCTCGTCGGCTTCCTGGCGACCTCGGCGATTCTGGTCGTCTCACGCCTGGGCCGAATTTCCTAAGCGGGAAACCGACCCCCCCTCCATGATCGACGGAGACAGGCAAATAAACCCTCGCGGGTGGGTTTTCTGGTTTCTACCCTGCCTGTGCGTTCTGGCGGCATTGCCGAAGATGATGTCGGGGAACTATCTTCCCAAAACATTCTGGGCTTCCCTGACCATCGGCGGCGGGCTGTTACTGTTACTCCCTCGCCCGAATTCCCGGCTGCGGATAAGTCCCTTGGGAGCGGTCTGGGTTCTTTATCTCGCCTGGGCGCTGATTTCCCTTGCCTGGGCGCCTTCTCCGCGGCCCGGCCTGGAGCGGTGGGGAGCCGTCTTCCTGCCGACCTGCGGATATCTCCTGGCTGCCCGCACCCGTTTCTGGGAAAACCGGGCCTGCTGGGGAGCTTTTTCCATTCTGGTCGGGATCGTGGCCGGCATCGGTATTCTTCAGTACATGTACGAGGAGCTTCCCCTGATCCACTGGTTTCAGGGGACCGCGGTGCCCCGCTCTACCATGGGGCAGCGAAACTACGCCAGCATGTACCTCATGCTCGCCATTCCTTTCCTGTTCTATGCCTGGTTCAAACTGAGAAGGGCGATGGCTTTCGTGGCCCTGGCCGCGGCCCTGCTCGGGGGCATATTCCTGCTCCTGGCGAAAACCCGGGGAGCGCTCGTCGGGTGCGGGTTGGGGCTGTTCTTCATTCTGGCGGCAGGCGGCCTGAAAAAAGTTCGTCAGGAACCGAAGAAATTGAGGGTTCTGTTGGTTCTGCCGATTTTGGTCGCGGCGCTGGCCCTGGTCGTACAACCTTCCCCGAAAGTTCGGGAATCAATCGGGCGAAAACGAAATCTCGCTCAAGTATTCCCGACCATCCTGAATCCGGCGCAGAGGCTCGACTTCTGGAGGCCGTGCCTGGGGGTTACCGACTTCTGGCGGGGGGCCGGATTCGGGAACTTTCCCGTCGTCGCCACTCCTTCAACTGCCCAGGGTCTGGTCAAAACCCTGAATTGGGAAGTCCACAACGACTACCTTCAGGCTTTTGTCGATCTCGGGCTGGTGGGGTTTCTGCTCTTTGCCGCCGCCTGCGGGCTTCTGCTCCGGGGCGCCTGGCGCGGGAGAAACACCGGAACGGGCTTGGCCGCGGGTGCGGCTGCGATCGGAATGTTGTTCATGCAATTCACCACGTTCACTTCCGAAAAGGTCAGTTCCCTGATCTGGTTCGCAGGGATTGCGGCCGTCATCAATACTCCGGAGCGAAAGCACCCCCTGCTTTCCCTCCCGGTTTGGCCCGGGTTTTCCCGGCTTGCCAGCCGTCTGGCCGGGCTCCTGCTGCTCTTTCTGGCCGCCGCCGCCGCTCTGGCCATCCGCTCCGACCGGCGATTCCGCCAGATAAGCGAGGAAGCGGCGGAAGCGGCGGCGATGGGACACGCGGCCGGAGAAGAATCGTCTCCGCAGAAAAAGCAGCGGATATATCTGCTGTACCGGCAGCGGAGGGAAATAGTCATGGCCGAGCTGGACGACCTCAGGGAAAACTATCTCCCCTGGTCCTGGTTCGATGCCAACATGCGCCATATTTCCCTGCACCAACTGGCCGAGATCTCCATGGACCTCGGGGACGCCTACCACGCCGACTTCTTTTCCCGGGAAGCGCTGCGGCTGCACCCCCACGACCGCACCTGCATCACCTTCCTCGCGTATAACGCCCTGCGCGAGGGCCGAACGGTCGACGCCGAACACTGGCTGGAGAGGGGGATGCAGGTCTTCGGGTGCGATCCCTACCTGCCTTTTTTCTGCGAAAAGTTGGCCGCGGTTCTCGAAAAACGCGGGGATACCAAGCGGGCGCGATCCATCCGGAGCCGCCAGGCCGCCAATTTCGTACGGGTACCGGCGTCGCCGCAGCCGCCCGACTGGACCGCCGGCGTCGAGCCGGAAACGAACCTGTCCTGGGGCCGGGAGGCCAACCGAAGCTACGACGTTTATTTCTGGGAACGCGGCGGACCCCAACCCCGATCCCCGGCCCTGGCGGTCGAAGGCTTCGACCCGGTGCGGCCGCCGATTCCCCTGGAACCAGGCAAAGTTTATCTTTGGAGGGTGACGGCTCAGGGGACGTTCGGGTCGGCTACCGGACCTATTTGGTCTTTTCGGGTGGGGCCGGTCGCCCTTGACCGGGAACAGCCCCTTGATTAGTATTTTACGTAATTCCTGATTCTATCGGAGGTGTCTTCTCATGAACTCGAGGTTGTTTCCGGCCATGGTGCTGGGCATAAGTTTTTTAGCCGTCAGCGGATGCGGGCCGAAACCCGACGAGGGGGAACCGGACTGGTTTAAATCGACCAGCACCGGCAAGAACCTGAGCAACCAGGCTCTGCTGATCAGGATCGACGACACCGACGATCTTTTTATCCTTTATGGGATGAAACGCCAGTACGTCATGCGAGGCGGAAAATCTCAAGCGATCGTCAAGGCTCTCGACGAACGAAGAGATCAAATCGTGGACGCCCACGACCGCCAAACGGCGATCCCCGGCAAACTCGATTTCATCGACTGGAACATCCAGCGCGTGGGCGACGGCTCCTACGAAGTATCGGCCTATTTCGTGGTCACGGGGAAAATGGATCGGGACTGGCGTTTCAAACTGGTGGCGAAAGTCGACGATTCCCACGTGGACAGGCTTCCGCCGGACTCGCGCAAAGAGAAACGCCTCCGGTATAAAATGGCCCCGGAAACTTCCACCTGGGAAGTGGGAGAACATAAAATAGTGAGTCATATCTTCAATTTTCAGCCGATCCCCTATGAAATTTTCGGGGTTTTCTACCTCTATCCCGAGGGGACCTACGGAGATACGTTCGAATACGGGTGGTTCGCCGATCCGGATCTGCAACCCGGCCCGACCCAGGCCGGCGAATGAAAGCCGTCATCCTGGCCGCCGGCCGAGGCACGCGCCTGGCCCCTCTCACCGACATCAAGCCCAAGTGTCTCGTTACCTCCAGCGGCCGACCGATTATCGACTTCCAGATCCGGGCTCTGATCGAGGCCGGCGTCTCGGAAATTATCGTCCTGGCCGGCTACCGCGCCGAAATGATCCGGAAATTTATCTCCGGGATTCCCGATCCTAAGCCGGGGATACTGATCAATCAGGAATGGGATCGGACCAACAACATGTACTCCCTGTACCTGGCCCGCAACCGCCTGGCCGGAGAACCATTCATTCTGGCCAACGGCGACGTCATCGTCGCGCCGGAAGTTATTTCCGGGCTGGTAGCCGACCCCCGCGACGATCTCATCGTCAGTCAACCGGGAGCGTGGAACGAGGAATCTATGAAAGCGGTCGTCGCTTCCGACGGTTCTATCTGCGATATCAGTAAAACTATCCCCCCCGAACAGGCCCACGGACTCACCTGCGATATCTACAAGTTCTCCGCCGCCGCCGGAGACGCTTTGATTCGAGAAGCGGAAAAAGTAATCGAAAGCGAAAATAACCGCAACGAATGGACCGAACTCGCGCTCCAGCGGCTGATGCAGTCCGGGAAGATAGCCATGGAACCCTTCGAAATCAGGCAAGAGCAATGGCTGGAGATCGACACCCTCGATGACCTGGCCCGGGCTGACACCCTTTTCAGCCCGCTTTCCCCCGAACTTCCGGGCATCAAAGCGGTTTTCTGCGATCTGGACGGGACCCTCTATCTCGGGGATTCCCCGATCCCGGGAGCCTCGGATTTCATCGGCCGGTTACGGGATCGAGGAACCAAGGTCTTTTTCATGTCCAACAATTCCTCCCGCGGCAAAGCCGGGTATATCGATAAACTGAAAACCATGGGGATACCGGCACGAGAGCCGGATATTCTCCTGAGCACGGACGGACTTATCGATCACCTGAAGAAAACCGGCGCCGCCGAA
The sequence above is drawn from the bacterium genome and encodes:
- a CDS encoding efflux RND transporter periplasmic adaptor subunit, with the translated sequence MNKIVVVIGLLAVVVVLGVLVGGRIRQKNRMQPAPTIEELQSGSGYPVRVAGAAREDIDDLIEVDGTVEPDRKAVLVSRYDRLIESISVDEGDPVAAGDVLVVLEHKAVELRVEAEQAALDEAEKNLTRARALYSSGAISRQDLDRSEVATDRMKASLQENREELENMYLASPLTGFVSRRYREPGELSGVGEPLLEIVDIDRVEVHCRISEQLIAGIRRGQNVKVRFDAYPEKTWEGTVDTINPTANSISRLFTVKIGLNNREHLLRPGMYARTSIVREIHEQAVLIPRSALVRNEEGESGVFLVCAGNSAHFQPVRTGIVAREMVEILGGMDGDCLVVVEGQDKLADGATVKVIAADESGEE
- a CDS encoding efflux RND transporter permease subunit, producing the protein MFLSNLAINRRVLTQVIILIFVILGLVGYLDSPVDLFPKVDIPWVSVATIYTGAGPREIETLVTKPLEEELSTVEGLKHITSRSEEGLSIIALEFELGIDTDAAAADVRDKVALAEPDLPEDAEKPLVSKFDLNAMPIMSLAVSGNRPPQELYLLADNKIRSAISRVRGVANADIIGGQEREIRIAVDQKRLNALHLRFDDIFSAIRQANLELPSGHITEASNEFTIRLAGKIEELEEFRKIPIITKEGETIRLEDICEIEDTVKEVRELARFQGKPSLGILIQKRSDANTIGVADGIYRTIRDLKRLLPSDIEIEVSTDNSVFIRNSLGEVTNNIVMGIVLTAVCLFFFLHNFRSTLIIAVAMPTSIICTFFLVYLFGFSINMLSMSGLALAVGILVNNAILVLENIHRYLEMGKDRVTAAKVGTSEIAAAVASTTLTNIVVFLPVAFMQSIAGQFFRQFAMVIVFSTIFSLFISYTLTPMLASRFLRETREKKKVFQAWERFYDRLSEKYGRLVGTILRRKALVIGLTVVAFVLSLLLTPLIGFEFFPATDQGSFKIAVETPVGTSLQATDAVVRRVEALAESIPEKEKIFAMVGKTSSAHGGSTSGINLGEVDIDLVDLEARNRSTGQIMNSLRPLLAEIPGASFTLQETEQGGGGGDKPIKIEISGDDIETLNRLAAEIMNLAATVPGAVDIDSDWRSGKPELWFLPDREKAAEYGITVGDIARVLRSSFSGEVASTYRVSDDEFDIRVKLREGDRRFQEQVRNLTLPAADGKPVPLTAVCRIENGEGPTTITRKDRSRTVTVSANVSGVSAGEVGRSLGRLIDEKMTFPEGYSYFSGGEMEMIAKEFGELIKALILAICLTFLMLAGILESWRFPVMIMLSLPLALITILLALFLTGATINIMSLMAIIMLVGLVINNTIVIVDYANHLRRNGNGNIFDAVVQACQVRLRPILMANLTTVIAMIPLALAKGAGGGYRASMGVVSIGGMMGGAFLALIVMPAVYVLFASPREAFRFRKRRVVSSGDG
- a CDS encoding Wzz/FepE/Etk N-terminal domain-containing protein, whose protein sequence is MSADPISPNELTVFRIIWKARLKISAATLIVGVIAGGVSLFLSNKYSATAAILVQQPELQVEGEAPPPNVETLRTLVEAESTKRELFERLQEEGILAPEMDFKSFGRKLSTEILHQRDREKTALPLIQLTAVTRDSELSALIANRWAAIVLEKTRSIHTAGVEELGQFIGTLFAQAEKSLKESETRYTEAYLSSEIEINRSIMENLTKTRQVAYSRYLDYTEELVQKKAILDVLTQTMAEDEINGIWRGKYYFEKLLTGDSAGFASQTEGRDELAILASNLYRSQVLLAEFEEKSNLQFKEMQLKNKDRELEHISTEIVQAQNRLAVIAPQYEGLQALLKTLSPTLLLKKAITDDALWNKFFSEGLPGNADLPVLAEEEINPVYSSLQGDLLNKSVEIKGLKEQIKFYDQKLKTLQEEVSLLAKEISSLQSTRKSYQDSIQRDQSLFDNLADRYSENRKTVNNTAFEVDRLLGLSRAQEEEVARIDGQLRELGQKILTWQDRLSALQRTVESRRQIRDSLAARAGEVDMLNVSLQDVSRSGIALLYSAQADPAKVGPHRVRLILAAMLVGFLATSAILVVSRLGRIS
- a CDS encoding O-antigen ligase family protein, with amino-acid sequence MGAVWVLYLAWALISLAWAPSPRPGLERWGAVFLPTCGYLLAARTRFWENRACWGAFSILVGIVAGIGILQYMYEELPLIHWFQGTAVPRSTMGQRNYASMYLMLAIPFLFYAWFKLRRAMAFVALAAALLGGIFLLLAKTRGALVGCGLGLFFILAAGGLKKVRQEPKKLRVLLVLPILVAALALVVQPSPKVRESIGRKRNLAQVFPTILNPAQRLDFWRPCLGVTDFWRGAGFGNFPVVATPSTAQGLVKTLNWEVHNDYLQAFVDLGLVGFLLFAAACGLLLRGAWRGRNTGTGLAAGAAAIGMLFMQFTTFTSEKVSSLIWFAGIAAVINTPERKHPLLSLPVWPGFSRLASRLAGLLLLFLAAAAALAIRSDRRFRQISEEAAEAAAMGHAAGEESSPQKKQRIYLLYRQRREIVMAELDDLRENYLPWSWFDANMRHISLHQLAEISMDLGDAYHADFFSREALRLHPHDRTCITFLAYNALREGRTVDAEHWLERGMQVFGCDPYLPFFCEKLAAVLEKRGDTKRARSIRSRQAANFVRVPASPQPPDWTAGVEPETNLSWGREANRSYDVYFWERGGPQPRSPALAVEGFDPVRPPIPLEPGKVYLWRVTAQGTFGSATGPIWSFRVGPVALDREQPLD
- a CDS encoding HAD-IIA family hydrolase, with the translated sequence MKAVILAAGRGTRLAPLTDIKPKCLVTSSGRPIIDFQIRALIEAGVSEIIVLAGYRAEMIRKFISGIPDPKPGILINQEWDRTNNMYSLYLARNRLAGEPFILANGDVIVAPEVISGLVADPRDDLIVSQPGAWNEESMKAVVASDGSICDISKTIPPEQAHGLTCDIYKFSAAAGDALIREAEKVIESENNRNEWTELALQRLMQSGKIAMEPFEIRQEQWLEIDTLDDLARADTLFSPLSPELPGIKAVFCDLDGTLYLGDSPIPGASDFIGRLRDRGTKVFFMSNNSSRGKAGYIDKLKTMGIPAREPDILLSTDGLIDHLKKTGAAETWTIGTEAMKTLLRENGIATDSSEPDYVVLGYDTELTYPKIRQGALFLIRGVPLLATHPDMVCPTPDGPVPDIGSMMALLKAATGAEPAKVFGKPNPEMLSPTLCRLGITPQEAVVVGDRLYTDMALARNAGCRAVLVLSGETTRSRAENLPCPALIVASVAELA